The Catellatospora citrea DNA segment TGGTCGGGTAGGTGGTCGGCGAACCACAGGGCGTGCAGGCACACGTGCCGGGTCTTGCTGTCGGCGTCCGGCGAGGCGATCGCCTGCCGGTAGAGGTCCAGACCACGGCCCGAGTGGGAGCCCAGCGCCCCGAAGGCGGCCAGTCCGAGGATGAGCGCGTCGCCGCCGAACTCGGCCAGCCAGCGGTGCGACTGCGACTGCAGCGACTCGAACTTGAAGTCGAAGCGCAACCGCTGCCCGTGCACGTAGGCCAGCACGAGCCGATCGAGGGTCGCGCCGCCGGGCAGCGCCTCCCAGTCGGCGCCGCCCGGGAAGCGCTGGCCCTGCTCGCGTGCCCGCCATGCGAGATCCGTCGCGGCCGTGCGCACCTCGGGCATGGTCAGCCCGTGGCGCGCCGCGGCGGCCGACAGCTCGCCGATCCAGCCGAGGGAGGCCGTGGCGACCTGCGGCGCAAAGTGCTCGACAAGGACCGCCGCCCGCCGGCCCGGCTCGGCGTCGGTCAGCCGGCGGTCGAGCGCGACGTCGCCCTGCGGGTCGCGTTGCCGGGGCACCGCAGCCGGGTCGACGCTCATCGCTGAACCTCCAGATAAGACGGTCTTGAGACCCGCTCACCGTAGCGGTTTCGTGCACGTCGATGGGGGCGAGCCCCGGCTCGGCTGAACAGCCGCTACCTGGTGGGGCGCAGTGCGTTCAGGTCGGCGAGCAGCCGG contains these protein-coding regions:
- a CDS encoding tetratricopeptide repeat protein; protein product: MSVDPAAVPRQRDPQGDVALDRRLTDAEPGRRAAVLVEHFAPQVATASLGWIGELSAAAARHGLTMPEVRTAATDLAWRAREQGQRFPGGADWEALPGGATLDRLVLAYVHGQRLRFDFKFESLQSQSHRWLAEFGGDALILGLAAFGALGSHSGRGLDLYRQAIASPDADSKTRHVCLHALWFADHLPDQADRMLELSNELMATGALDANVFFRRAFALRKLGRFEQALDEVDRAIAMLDPGNNAVHQDYVRERELIVVSSQLHRYAQELTREVGATAVEQAEQRIKEASAALAEKVETAQRVVAEGTLKVVEILGLFVTLAGFVVGSGAVVVKAGTFGERAAAMGLVLVGCLLFFGLLRFVTNFRRR